Within Populus trichocarpa isolate Nisqually-1 chromosome 6, P.trichocarpa_v4.1, whole genome shotgun sequence, the genomic segment acctttGGTTGTAAAAAAGTTTTCCATAACTTGAATAttctttcttatattaaaaatattttggtgtGGTTTGCAGTGTAGCGGTAGCTATCTATTTAGTTATGCATAGATTGTGTTGACTAATTTTTGATCAATGGAggaacaatattattatttttgttgaataagATATCAAAGTGGATGATTGACTTATAGATTATGTTGACTAATGAATATAACAAGGGAAATATAAAGAGCATCATTAtctgaaaaaagaaacatagaAAGTCTCCAATCTTAGAAAAGAAACTTGCGggaaataatgaaattgatatcaatataagtgaaacaaaatgacaaaaagaaaaaaaaggagaagagaaaggaaaaggggacaaagaaaaaaagaaaaagtgaaagGAAGAGCCAATGAATGATGCCATCTTGACGTGATACATATTCCATAAGCTGCAAAGTGTATTTGCCTTTTAATTCACTTTTTAgacatatccaaaatatttaagataaataaaaaagaaaaattaactattaattttttttgccaaattttatttattaattgctataaactatttttcaaattttttatttacattgaattttttttaattattttaaaaagacaaaaaaatgaaagatgaaaattgttaatcttttattaacttattcttgtttttatttttattttttagtagttattatttttctaaatgaggttttgtttattttcaaaagcCAAAAAGACacgttagaaaaaaaataatttttatgaaaaaactataaaatctcaaacatataaaaaatcaagacttTCATGACAAAATTTATTGGGAAATCATGcctataaaaaaatacccaaaTTGAATCaagtttgttttattaataaataaatatttttatcctttattaatgaagtaaaaaaaatatgcactatttttcaaaataaagtaagtaaaattttaaaacataaaacataacaTGTCATCAATTTAAGATTGCTCTCAAGTTAAAGGACTTGAATGTTAATACAATACAGAGTAGAGATACCTCGTTATTAACAAATTAGTAGATATACGCAAAACATAATTAACCACTTTTTAGTTCTTTCTATTAAGGTGTTCACATGTTGTCACGTGAtgcttttttgaatttatttttatttatttaatagatattagagtaaatatttataagaaagacAATGATTGGATTTATGGTGGAGCAATGTATTGTTTCagtcaaaattatcttttcttatcatatttttcttttgttttgagaattacgtatattttttattagtagcataatttattgcataaaaaataatgataattaaaaaaaaaaatatgttctttgTGGCTCTAGTGGCAACTTAGATCAAGGTTCTATTACTTCAAGAGAAGAGAAGCTTGTAAGAATTCTaatgatttgaattaaaaaaaattaatttttttattcatttttttatgaaaacatatattttttattagaattttttttaaaataaaaacttattatgattatgaaagaaagtttcaataaaaaaaaacataaaaaataataatcatgagATGATCATTTATGCACTTGTATAAATagatataagaataataaatctgaaaaaaatatataagaaatttacaataaaaaaaattgatattattttttattaaatattaatgagcattttttttaaataaaatgtgtatattaagttaatatataattattaatattatcataaaagcTCTAATCTTCTTGAAACTATGACataatttgaataattatttaaatattattttgataaatttatttaaatatggttttattactaaaatttaaaagtaaataaaataaaataataaaaaaaattaagggttatttaacaaaaaaataagaagaagcaGCTAGACATGATTTGGTCTAAGAAGATGGACCAATATGTGActagttttcttttccttgcgtTTTTTTCCCTATACGAGcacttaattcttttaatagaACGGATGACTTGTAGGTTGTCTTCTTCACCATTAACATCAAGATCAGTGTGTTTGTAGTTGGAAAGTTATTGGCCAAACActttatctctttttaattattttaggtgattttctttctctttggtAGACATCAAGggattaaatattacaaaaataaagtttggtattaaaatataaaatataaaaaaataaggaccaaataatatataaattaaaatcttaggaactaaattgaatttcttatgatttctgaacagtgaaaatgaaaaaggtattatttttttttaaattcaatccttattcttttattttttttaacaataatataatattttatcttataccatcgatttttaatttaacatcaaATACTTTATACACGAGAGGGGgaaatctgaaaacataaaatcataTCAAGATGAGATTTACAAAGAAATGAAGTtggataatcaaaataaaaataaaatacacaaaaGAAATGATAGTAAAACACctatctcttttaatttatctataattataatatattattgcaGTGGCAGTAGGTGAGTGGTGCTGATTGCTATGATAGCAACAAGATGgcctttatttttcattcagcTAATTAAAAGTGATCCTATTGGGCATTGGAGTGTTGTCTTCCATAAAAAAGGTCACTTGCCAGCGCACCCATATCACCAACTAGACCCCTCACCAACCCCCATTTTTATACTAGTATTTTAAACAGTCAAAGTTAGGtgataaaaatcatcaaaacaaaCCTCAAAATCTTACCCAAAAGCagaatttctttccttttttttttccttgtaaaaaaccagcatattttagaaaaatattagcagACTAGCTTATATAGAAACGTTTCTTAAACTGTcttgcatagaaaaaaaaaaaaaaaaaactcccaaGACAGTTGACCGCAAATTCAATGGAACGACCCCAGATCAAGATAGTCCCAAGATTTGGGACCCCAGGAAGATTActctaagaaaattatttagagTAATCTTAAGGTAAAGTGAAAGATTTTGGTTCGGTAATAATTAACGTTTTCATATCCTCAAGAAATGTCCTTGTGCATAATTAAGAGATTGTTTAAGAAATGCCCTTGTTAGTTTTTAGCTTCAATTAAGACCTCTTTGCTTGGATTGCGTTAGTgacaattaaatagaaaaatccTCAGAAACTCCTCCTCACCGGTTCCCCTCTACCATCACCTACTTGTATATTACCTCAACCAGAAATCAAACCAAGTCCAAGCCAGGGAAGCAAGTAACCATACACCTACCTTCTCCTTTGCTTCCCAAAGATCATTCTCTCTTTCATTCTCTGTTCCAGACAAACAATGGAGGCGGAAAATGATCAAGCACAAGAATTCATTTTCAGGTCCAAACTCCCTGATATCCACATCCCAAACCACCTCCCTTTACACACTTATTGCTTTGAAAACCTTTCCCGATTCAAAGACAGTCCCTGTTTGATCAATGGCCCTACCGGTGAAATCCACACCTACGCGGATGTTGAGCTCACATCACGCAAAGTCGCTTCCGGCCTCAACAAGTTAGGCATCAAACAAGGCGATGTTATATTGCTGTTGCTCCAAAACTCGCCAGAATTTGTGTTTGCGTTTCTCGGAGCATCAATTATTGGTGCTATTAGCTCAACCGCAAACCCCTTCTACACTCCCGCTGAGGTCGCAAAGCAAGCAACAGCATCAAAGGCAAAGCTGATAATAACACAGGCAGTTTACGCCGAGAAAGTGCAACAATTCGTCAAGGAAAATGATCATGTCAAAATAGTGACCGTTGACTCTCCACCAGAAAACTACTTGCATTTTTCAGAGTTGACAAATTCTGATGAGGATGATATTCCTGCTGTCGAGATTAACCCTGATGATGTCGTGGCACTCCCTTATTCGTCAGGGACAACAGGTCTCCCTAAAGGTGTCATGTTAACTCATAAAGGGCTCGTTACTAGTGTGGCACAACAAGTAGATGGAGAGAACCCTAACCTCTATTTTCACGAGAAGGATGTGATTCTTTGTGTGTTGCCTTTGTTCCACATCTACTCGCTCAATTCCGTGTTACTTTGTGGGCTAAGAGTTGGTTCAGCAATTTTGCTTATGCAAAAATTCGAGATTGTTACGTTAATGGAGCTTGTACAAAAATATAAGGTGACAATTGCGCCATTTGTCCCCCCTGTCGTCCTCGCAGTTGCAAAATGTCCAGTCGTTGATAAGTATGATCTTTCTTCCATTCGGACCGTAATGTCTGGCGCCGCACCAATGGGGAAGGAGCTTGAGGATACAGTAAGGGCTAAGCTGCCTAACGCTAAACTTGGACAGGTATAGAGTTGATCATCtactctttaattattattttttagtctttctTGTTCtataccacaaaaaaaaaaaaaaaaaaaaaaaaaacaattctcttgAATCCTTGCAAATTAGTAATGTTAACAATCCAAGGAATTAATTTGCTCCTTGTTTATTTGTGAAGGGATACGGAATGACAGAGGCAGGGCCCGTGCTATCGATGTGCTTGGCATTTGCAAAGGAACCCTTTGAAATTAAATCAGGTGCCTGTGGGACTGTTGTTAGAAACGCCGAGATGAAGATTGTTGACCCCGATACCGGTAGATCCCTGCCACGAAATCAAGCCGGAGAGATTTGCATTAGAGGCAGCCAAATCATGAAAGGTACACGTTTCTACCAACTATCTCAAAGGGTTCTTGCTAGTTGTTGCATGTCATAATCAATTTTCTACAGTAGTAAAAGCTCAATACTTCTAACTAACATGTCAAGTAATTATATCCTTTTAGGGTGGAAATGGATTggtttaccttttttttttttagttatatatcAAACTAAAATTGTTTTAAGAGAAGAAAGCACATGTACCACAAATAAGAGGATTACCCCACGAGAGACTTCTCTAGCCAGTAAAAAGCATCAAAACTGAACTAAATATTTGGTAAGGTTGATTATTGGTGTGGTGGGCCTAGTGACTCATcgcctctctctttttctttttatcttttttgacATTTGAAGTGTTCTGAACAACGTGGTGAGGTTTTAAGAAGCTCATTCCAGTataactattatatatatatatatatatatatatatatatatatatcgcatCAAATACACCCTTGCTTACTAATGGCTAAATTTGGGTGGAGTGTGGGTTTATAGAGCAACAGGAGGCAAAACGAAAAAGTGATAAGCAAAATTTTAAGAGGTGTAGTTTAACtaattagatttaaatttattttttagggattATTAATTCGAGTCTCATAGATATTAGGGCTACTgtaggcttacatgatcgttaatttcaggactcctgaaattaatcgaggtacgcgcaagctatCCTGTACATccacatatattaattaaaaaaaaaagtgacaaaCCAATATAAATTTTGTAAGCTTAGCTTGATTAGTATGTAAGTTTTCTTGCTCAAAATATTGTGATTTCCTTACATGCATAAATTGAGATGTTAATGCTATGCTTAATTGTGTTTTGACGCATTAAAACTTTcctaacaatatattaaaacacgTATCGATAAATAGTTTTGTTATATCATATGTTTTCGAAACATATATGCCATGGAGTCTAGACAACAATCGTGGCTGTGTAGGATATatgcatcttttttatttgcacTTTCTAAGGGGTAGTGGTGCTCACAGATTGTGCATGCTCGTGACTTGCAAATCGTGACCGACCGAATCACCACTacgatttttcttctttttttaatgttttgctGCTATTTCTTAGTTTTGATGTCCACGAATATGCTTTCAcgtcttctttttttaatgttttgctGCTATAATTTCTTTTCTGTAATGAACAAGTTTCATGAAAAAGATCTTTCTATCCGTCCAAGTCAAGTGAGTTTGctctccaaaaataaaataataattttactgtgCGAGGTCGAAATATAAATGTGTGCAGTAAATCAGTGATCTTTTATGATATTGtataataatttgttgttttacaACCCTTTTGGGCGTTGTTCCTTTGAAAAATATGGGTCCTAGGCTTACAACCATGGGCCTGCAAGTTCTTGCTCCactgtttttaatttgatttatgtatggattaaaattaaaattatttttatataataccAAGAAGAATTTCCCTAGATACTAACTTATTTGTAAGCTCTGCATGCTATGTTGCGGAAATGCAGTCtacttattttatataaatgtgTGCGTTTTGGCTGAGTTGTCCATGATGTTTTAGGTAGGGGTTCCAACTAATTTGAAGACAAAACCTTTATAGGACAGGAACTTACctcaagttttataaatttcaagattattaaaaatttatataattattaatttcaaaacttataaaattaatcaaaatatgtttatattagcttaaacaacatattaataaaaaataaaatattgattttttaattaagtgaCGTAGTGTGTGATTTCTTAATTACGCGAAGGAGCGTCATTATTATTTGGTGTTCAAACGGGAGAATCATTAGCTTATTTAGCATTAACGTAACGCCCAAAAGTCTCCAAAAGgtaaggggaaaaaacaaatgtaaagTCAAAGATGAAGGGATCATTGCATTAACCAACTTCAAAGAAACTTTAACCATATATGGACGTATACACACACactgataaaataataataataataataataataataaagaagcatTGGAAAGGATGTATTAtgggtaatataaaaaaataaaataaaaagataattccctaaaagtttgaattttctCAATATTGCTTTTGGTTAGGTTATCTAAATGACCCTGAGGCCACTGAAAGGACTGTAGACAATGATGGATGGTTGCACACCGGCGACATTGGATACATCGACGGAGATGATGAGCTCTTTATCGTTGATCGATTGAAAGAATTGATTAAATACAAGGGTTTTCAAGTAGCACCTGCTGAGCTTGAAGCAATGTTGATTGCTCATCCCGACATCTCTGATTGTGCTGTAGTACCGTAAGTCCTATTACATATTTGTTTATCAGTGTGTACAATCCCAACAAGCTTtagtaatataatatttcttggTTTCCATTAAGACCTATGCTTCTAATATATAATCAGTAGTACCATTTTTTGTGTGGGTATTTCAGCATGAAAGATGAAGCTGCCGGAGAGGTTCCTATTGCTTTTGTGGTGCGAGCAAATGGTTCCAAGATCACCGAGGACGAAATCAAACAATATATCTCAAAACAGGTactaattaacattttatgaatcaattaaatagtttaaaaatcaCATGTTGAAGGACTTGATATTACAttagaattacaattataaaatatacctATAAATCTCATGACCAATATCAAATTCCTATGAAAAGAACTCTTTCATTCACCTATTTCCTTTCTCCTCCTTTATCATTatctatatttttagaattttagtttgattcaaaagtttattttatttatttattagttcatTGATgtaagagagaagagagaaagtcacAAATAGCAATGATAAGGAGAGAAAATTATTGGTTGACCACAttccaaaaactaaaaaggtcAATCTTGATGTCAATGAATTTCATTCAATGAGAGAACTTTCATTGAGGTGTTTTTGAACCTTCACCTTGCTCAAAAAATGGATCGGGAttgagagaaatttttttatggtttgattctgtatttttaaccttttttgattggataaattgttttttttttaagattccaAGGATATTTATCaagtgtttttagatgaaaatgggttgtaaaatatatttttaggcaAATCCATTCGATTTTCTAGATTCTGGGCAAATAAATGATGCATGTGTTCTACAGCAAATGACATGTTATatgtttctcctcttttttttttttcagaaaaataaagtcaaccaccctttaaaaaataaaataaaaaactaaaaaatcctaAGTGTACGAGCTTGGTCAAGAAGACCCACCCGCTTGTGCTTTGTTCTAGGCATGTTAGGCAACCTAAGCCCACATacttaaaattgttttatttttttttaattttatctttcaatattaagtttttgttgaatttttttattggctttCTCCCTCCCATATcctccttcaacatttgattgattttgaatccatttttataatttgtttcgatttgctttctataggttATTGCggtctcaaataaatatccGGTCATTTAGTTGGTGCTTAATTTTGCAtctatccatttttatttttatataattaaaaaaatagttctaaaaacaattattaaacgCATTGGAGTCCCTAATTTGAATAACAGAATTGGTAGAGTAACttaggttgattgaaaattaagtttcataatttgttttagtttattttctatagggttatcgtggtctcaaacaaacatctcAGTAATAGGTTGGTGGTCAATTTTTCTagcgtctattttttttttatcatatatttaaataaaaaaatagtttaatagtttaacaaaaaaagttattaaacctagtatATTCCATGACCCGGATTGTAGTTTGACAGACTAAGTTGTGAGACCCGAGACAATCCATCACTTATTGTCTTAATACGTTAGATGGGTCACGTAGAGACAACTCACATACTACTTAATTTGAAACCTAGGCTAATCAAGGAATCAGGTCGGGAGGTTACAAGGTTAACCACTAAACCGAGTTTGATGACATTATCAAGAGTTACTGtagattatataatttttatttatgttcaattttattttgtatctgCCCACAGCATAGCGTAGCCCAATAACCTTGTGATCCGTATTTGACTTCTAATTCTAGCTTCATGGTGTATGTGATATGGCACGTAGCAGTAGCTATTTAACAAGTATATAGAACCACATTATTAGATTAGTATAATATTAATTCATCCCTTGGAACATATATCTATTGTCAAGTAATTTGCTACGACATGTTGCTTCCCTTAACTAGATTTTAGCGATCTCTAGtcactaaaaaaacttattcatgGCTTCATACAATCTAAAAAATAGCTTGTAAAATCCATAATCAACtcgaaattaaaattttttgtgaGCTCAGATCTACAATATAAGACATGTTAatgggaaaaacaaaatataggaTAAACTCTCCCCGCTAATAGCAATCTATTGACATCAGAATCAtcatttttcatggttttaatTGATGTAAATgatgattttctctttctacTACTAGAATTCAACCActtcctctcttctctcttaaaCTAgggatcaaaaaataaaaaaaatgaagtttgagacaaaaaattactttgttcataatttttgaaaattaaaggaACCAAAACTGAACATTTCACCCAAACTTGTCTAAATCCTTCTGTTCCCTCcatgtttttcactttgatccccTGTTTTTTAATATCACAATTATCTAACAAATTAACCTAATTTGGCCTCCAATTTAGCAATTTAAgtttgaaattagaaaaaaaaagattttgaacaaaatttttttattgtggaaGTCCATAATGAATTGTGAGAGGAGTTATAGCGAGCAGGGATGAACAATCCAAGCCTTTTAGAGTATTTGTAATTCTCCTAAACTTATTTAAAGCCatctattttcttcatgtttttcactttgatccctatattttaatatcattatttcttaacaaattaacttaaattgacgtctaatttagcaatttaaggatgaaatttttttaaaaagttttagaataatataaattcacaATAAAAGTCCACAGTTAATTGTGAAAGGGGCTATAGTGCATAGAAAGCAGTATTTTCCTCACTACTTGTAGAGTATTTgcaatgatgatattaaaagCATTAATTTTTCGGAAATCATAAACTTGAAACCTATTTAATGTTTACAATATATTCAATAGAATTTATACCATATACTTTTATGGGTTATATAGTTCgcattttgataatttaattaaatgggtGTGATGATTTGTTGTGTAGGTGGTCTTTTACAAGAGAATTAGTCGGGTGTTCTTCACGGAAGCGATTCCCAAGGCTCCATCCGGAAAAATCTTGAGAAAAGACCTAAGAGCAAGGCTTGCAACTGGCGATCTTCCTCATTAAATTCCAACATGACACATACATGCAAAAACAGCAGTAGTCTGAAGTCCAGAGGCAGTATGTGGTCTTGCtgtgttttcctttccttatcGGCCCTCCAAAAGGGACAGGAGAACATATAGACTGGATTATTTCAATGATCAGTTTGTTCTTATCCTTCAATGCAAGTTGAATAGAAGAATGAGctttgtattaattaatatgctCAGGGTATTGTAGGACATGTTTTTGACGACGTTAAAAACTTGGGACGGAAAATTCTGGTTTGTATAATTGTATCAATTTGCGTTACATATAATAAGTCTcgtttcctttattttcttattattccaCATgagttgtatttatttatttattatgtaattggttttttattttttggtataatGTTGGATTTGGCTACACACGCAGGAGTAGTTAAAATTCCCACTCTCAAATTCTCCCTCTCAATGTTTGATGGTCGCCGGAATGGAGGCTTCTCTTGATTAGCCTACCTTAAATGATGCTATCAAGGTAAGTTGAAGTTAAGCTGATGTTATTATAACTGTTACTTTAGCTATAAATAAGATCTTGTGGCCTAGAATATTTAATGGTTAAGCAATTATGAGATAACTAGATAATTTATCACGCAACATAGCAGgttagattatttatttttaatgtaaacaaatatttaaaaatattaacgtgttttctaataaataaaatcaaccataaactcaaaatataatatatattggttaatatttttttttaatattgatacgacaattaatatattgaatgacattatttatcaaatattgagacaataacatattagatcaatCTAAGTTAACATGTCAGACCTATAATTTGGgtcatgagaccgtgataaccctatagaaaataaataaaaataagttatgaaggtcaattcctaatcaatcgatgaaattaaaaaaagaacaaaagaactATATGAGTTAACCTTCCAAACCTACAACCTAAgtcatgagattaaaataacctcatagaaaacaaataaaaaaaattatgaagtccaatttctaaccaacttaatattgaaaaatgaaatgaaaaaaatcaattaaaaaaagagtaaaaaaacgAAGTTAACCTTGGCTAACCTTTAAACCCACTACTTTGATCATGAGACAGCGATAacttcatgaaaagaaaaaaaaatacaaagctccATTTCCAATAGATTTAgtgttgaaggttgaaatcaagaaaaaaattaaataaaaaaaattgagtttttggagggtgaatttgaaaacaaatcaattaaaaatgacaaaaaaaaatgaacatcgTCAACCTTTTAGACCTGTGACTCATatcatgagatcaaaataactcatataaagcaaagaataataattatgaagcccaattaaaaatattcaataaaaaggaccccaaaaaataaaaaagaataaacttGGGGTCTCCCTGCCGAACCCATGATTCAGGcgatgagattgagataactccatataaaaaaaataaaacaattacgaagcccaatttctaatcaatctaatgttgaaggatgaaatta encodes:
- the LOC18100511 gene encoding 4-coumarate--CoA ligase CCL1, producing MEAENDQAQEFIFRSKLPDIHIPNHLPLHTYCFENLSRFKDSPCLINGPTGEIHTYADVELTSRKVASGLNKLGIKQGDVILLLLQNSPEFVFAFLGASIIGAISSTANPFYTPAEVAKQATASKAKLIITQAVYAEKVQQFVKENDHVKIVTVDSPPENYLHFSELTNSDEDDIPAVEINPDDVVALPYSSGTTGLPKGVMLTHKGLVTSVAQQVDGENPNLYFHEKDVILCVLPLFHIYSLNSVLLCGLRVGSAILLMQKFEIVTLMELVQKYKVTIAPFVPPVVLAVAKCPVVDKYDLSSIRTVMSGAAPMGKELEDTVRAKLPNAKLGQGYGMTEAGPVLSMCLAFAKEPFEIKSGACGTVVRNAEMKIVDPDTGRSLPRNQAGEICIRGSQIMKGYLNDPEATERTVDNDGWLHTGDIGYIDGDDELFIVDRLKELIKYKGFQVAPAELEAMLIAHPDISDCAVVPMKDEAAGEVPIAFVVRANGSKITEDEIKQYISKQVVFYKRISRVFFTEAIPKAPSGKILRKDLRARLATGDLPH